Proteins encoded together in one Bradyrhizobium sp. PSBB068 window:
- a CDS encoding Gfo/Idh/MocA family oxidoreductase: protein MNAKVSAAGAKADIGRALRVGVIGAGVMGSNHARVLAGLPGVVLIGIVDPLPEHRTRAIDLVGCRAFETLDQLLAEGIDAVTIAAPTHLHHEIALACIARNIHILVEKPVASTVEEGREIVAAAERAGVTLMVGHVERFNPAVAAIKQAISGEDILSIGITRVGPFPPRMSNVGVVIDLAVHDIDLIRWFTESDIVEVQPQLSSAVAEREDIALLQFRTASGVLAHINTNWLTPFKARNVTVATRGKYVMGDLLTRQVTECFGFKPDGSYSMRHLPVGHDEPLRAELIAFLDAVRSGKLPAVSGDEGVASLEIAIRCLESPARPAASTMRKGPRRVAG from the coding sequence ATGAATGCAAAAGTGTCCGCAGCCGGCGCGAAGGCCGATATCGGCCGCGCCTTGCGCGTCGGCGTGATCGGAGCCGGCGTGATGGGCAGCAACCATGCCCGCGTGCTGGCCGGACTGCCCGGCGTCGTGCTGATCGGCATCGTTGATCCGCTGCCGGAACACCGCACCCGCGCCATCGACCTGGTCGGCTGCCGCGCCTTCGAAACCCTCGATCAGCTGCTTGCCGAGGGCATCGATGCGGTGACGATCGCAGCTCCCACCCATCTGCATCACGAGATCGCGCTCGCCTGCATCGCGCGCAACATACATATCCTGGTCGAGAAGCCGGTCGCATCCACGGTCGAAGAGGGCCGCGAGATCGTCGCCGCCGCCGAGCGGGCCGGCGTTACGCTGATGGTCGGTCATGTCGAGCGCTTCAATCCGGCGGTCGCTGCGATCAAGCAGGCGATCTCGGGCGAGGACATCCTGTCGATCGGCATCACCCGGGTCGGCCCGTTCCCGCCGCGGATGTCCAATGTCGGCGTCGTGATCGATCTCGCCGTGCACGACATCGACCTGATCCGCTGGTTCACCGAGTCCGACATCGTCGAGGTGCAGCCGCAACTCTCGAGCGCGGTCGCCGAGCGCGAAGACATCGCGCTGCTGCAGTTCCGCACCGCCTCCGGCGTGCTCGCCCACATCAACACCAACTGGCTGACGCCGTTCAAGGCGCGCAACGTCACGGTCGCGACCCGCGGCAAGTATGTGATGGGCGACCTGCTCACCCGCCAGGTCACCGAATGTTTCGGCTTCAAGCCGGACGGCAGCTATTCGATGCGTCATCTGCCGGTCGGACACGACGAGCCGCTCCGCGCCGAACTGATCGCCTTCCTCGATGCCGTGCGTAGCGGCAAGCTGCCGGCGGTGTCCGGCGACGAGGGCGTCGCCAGCCTCGAGATCGCGATCCGCTGCCTGGAATCGCCCGCGCGGCCCGCTGCCTCGACGATGCGCAAGGGACCGCGCCGCGTCGCCGGCTGA